Proteins from a single region of Thermoproteota archaeon:
- a CDS encoding 50S ribosomal protein L14e — protein sequence MAVIEVGRVCRKIAGREAGRVCVVVKVIDDNFVEVTGPRDLTGVRRRRVNVKHLVPLPIKLDISEGASDEEVLEALKETDLYQKLLEEKEKRERKRGKPVEGSEES from the coding sequence ATGGCAGTGATAGAGGTAGGAAGAGTCTGTAGAAAGATAGCCGGTAGGGAAGCTGGCAGAGTATGTGTAGTGGTCAAGGTAATTGATGACAACTTCGTGGAGGTCACGGGGCCTAGGGACCTGACCGGGGTCAGGAGGAGGAGGGTCAACGTGAAGCATCTCGTACCCCTGCCGATAAAGCTCGACATATCAGAGGGGGCGAGTGACGAAGAGGTCTTGGAAGCCCTCAAGGAGACCGATCTATACCAGAAGCTTCTAGAGGAGAAGGAAAAGAGGGAAAGGAAGAGGGGCAAGCCGGTTGAAGGGTCCGAGGAATCCTGA